In Nocardioides bizhenqiangii, the DNA window TGTCCATCGCCGCAACGGTGCTCGCGAACCCCGACACGCAGGTGACCCTCCTCTACGGCAACCGCACGACGACGTCGGTGATGTTCGCCGAGGAGCTGGCGGACCTCAAGGACGCCCACCATCGTGCGCTCGACCTGGTCCACGTGCTCTCGCGCGAGCCGCGCGACGTCGAGCTCTTCTCCGGCCGCCTGGACGCCGACCGGCTCCGTGCGATCCTCACCATGCTGGTGCCCGTCGCGGACGTCGACCACGTCTGGATCTGCGGACCGATCGGCATGCTGGCGGACGCCCGCGAGGTGCTTGCGGAGCTCGGCGTCCCCCACGACCGCGTGCACTTCGAGCTGTTCTACGTCGACGAGCCACCTCCGCAGCTCCGACACCCCGACCGGGTCGTCGACGGCGTCACCAGCGAGGTCACGATCACCCTCGACGGGCGGACGACGACCACGCCGATGGAGCGCGGGAAGACGATCCTCGACTCGGCGCAGGAGCTGCGGGCGGACCTGCCGTTCGCCTGCAAGGGCGGCGTCTGCGGCACCTGCCGGGCGAAGGTGTGCGACGGCGAGGTCGACATGGTCCGCAACTACGCCCTCGAACCCGACGAGGTCGCCCGCGACTTCGTCCTCACCTGCCAGACCTTCCCGGTGAGTCCGGAAGTCACCATCGACTTCGACGCCTGACCGGACCCAGGACCCCAGGAACCCAGGAACAAGGAGCCCCCTTGCCCGAGGCATTCATCCTCGACGCCGTCCGGACGCCGATCGGCCGGTACGGCGGTGCGCTGTCAGCGGCACGTCCCGACGACCTCGCGGCGCTGGTGGTGCGAGCCGTGGTCGACCGGAGCGGCATCGACCCGACGGACGTCGACGAGGTCGTCCTCGGCGCCGCCAACCAGGCCGGGGAGGACAACCGCAACGTCGCCCGGATGGCCACGCTTCTCGCCGGCCTGCCCGACTCGGTCCCCGGATTCACGGTGAACAGGCTGTGCGCATCCGGTCTGACCGCGATCGCGACGGCACGGCAGATGATCGCGTCCGGTGACGCCGACGTCGTCGTCGCCGGCGGGGTGGAGTCGATGACCCGCGCCCCGTGGGTGATCGAGAAGCCGGCCCGTGCCTGGGCGAAGCCCGGCCGGAGCTGGGACACCTCGATCGGCTGGCGGTTCCCCAACCCCGCCTTCGACGCCGACACCACCCTCACCATGCCGCAGACCGCGGAGCGCGTCGCCGAACGCTGGGGCCTGGGACGCGAGGAGCTCGACGCGTTCGC includes these proteins:
- the paaE gene encoding 1,2-phenylacetyl-CoA epoxidase subunit PaaE; amino-acid sequence: MTTAAPPEPRTRAGFHTLTVSDVERLTDDAVAVTFAVPEDLADVFAYDAGQSLTLRRTIDGVEHRRTYSICSPAGASPRIGVREIPGGLFSTWLVRKVKPGDRIDVQAPSGSFRADPHGAGRHLCIAAGSGITPMLSIAATVLANPDTQVTLLYGNRTTTSVMFAEELADLKDAHHRALDLVHVLSREPRDVELFSGRLDADRLRAILTMLVPVADVDHVWICGPIGMLADAREVLAELGVPHDRVHFELFYVDEPPPQLRHPDRVVDGVTSEVTITLDGRTTTTPMERGKTILDSAQELRADLPFACKGGVCGTCRAKVCDGEVDMVRNYALEPDEVARDFVLTCQTFPVSPEVTIDFDA